From Coleofasciculaceae cyanobacterium, the proteins below share one genomic window:
- a CDS encoding PAS domain S-box protein: MCIEKYIEFNPVTIAPDTLLCQAIALFAQKQLDCILVIEVELIGILTKGDVLGAISTRIDPETTTVDAVMTQPVITIARSQCQDIQLVWSFLQQHSIGYLPILGEERELVGVIEAKALIQLLPSVLEKEPTTNCSQNQQQDDWQTKVEELEYLFEFTPSILGVFGLDGYLKRTNPSFRETLGFSEAELLAEPFLNFVYPDDRAATFAEVKKLAAGKTTISFENRYLTKDGDYCWLLWTAKANLQTGIIYAVAQNITGRKKSELALLESELRWQLALKGANDGIWDWNVKTNEIFFSRRWKEMLGYGEAEIGNTLEEWSKRVHPDDLGWVREVVQDHFAQKTPFYTGEYRIRCKDGSYKWILARGQALWDEAGNAIRLAGSHTDITSRKQTEENLAKSENLLRTIIESEPECVKMLDREGKLLKMNPAGLAIVEADCLARVIGLSVYPLINFKHRQAFADLTESVFAGKSGTLEFEMTGLKGTSRWMETNAVPLKDGDEITALLAVTRDISDRKCAEIQLQQERDFSNAIINTVGALVAVLDKQGRIVSFNHTCEQVTGYSFEAVKGQPVWGILIAPEEKIAVQAVFERLLMGQLPNQYENSWVAKDGSRRLISWSNTALFDAEGKVEFIITTGIDVTEQRRVWNQLEQQYRQTKLFTEITRKIQMSIEIEELLQAAVTEVQHLLAGDRVLIVEITANNTAVTISESILPDLPPMLGYELADPLLMNEYLTRYSQGEVLAIDNLATASISPDIKLLLTQFHVQAKLVVPILSQSQLKGLLIAHQCYHPRQWQESEIQLLKQLADQIGVALSQAQLLNNLEELVSQRTSELTTINNLLEAEIAERKQTEAILRVNQQKLAGILDNADEAIISINERQKIQIFNQGAEKIFGYQAREIIGQPLDILLPEIFRQMHRQHINQFAKSTEQSRQMGERSSKVFGRRKGGQQFPAEASVAKLRTHEGMLFTVMLKDVTEREQTQVKLRASKALLAKAEKIAKIGSWEYNHQIQQKSWSEELFSILGFPREQPIPSCQAILARVHPEDRLLVKNTLHHGHNQGTPWQFNYRLVLPNGTIKYVESRGEPTVDAQGKVLKVLETIMDVSDRIQAEKSVQRSEEQLKVITDALPVLIAYVDNQQHYRYNNRTYETWYGKSRSSLLGRPIIETMGADTYQKTLPYIKTALAGKAVTFENQRTHKNGSFYWTNATYIPDLDSDGQVKGFFSMVEDITDRKAIEQMKSEFVSIASHEMRTPLTSIHGVIKLLCAGRLGEITNSGKQMADMALRNSDRLTRLVNDILDLERMESGKDEIEKQPCNSAELIQQAVDTICPMAKERQVSLEINSPSIEFWGDRDRLVQTITNLISNAIKFSPVNSQIAIASQLQNNYLLFSVKDKGRGIPPDKLETIFERFQQVDASDSRKKGGTGLGLAICHHILEQHGGKIWAESVYGEGSTFYFKLPRK; encoded by the coding sequence GTGTGTATTGAGAAGTATATTGAATTTAATCCTGTAACCATTGCGCCTGATACTTTGCTTTGCCAGGCGATCGCTTTGTTTGCTCAAAAACAGCTTGACTGTATTTTGGTAATTGAAGTGGAATTAATCGGGATTCTAACTAAAGGCGACGTGCTGGGGGCAATATCTACCAGAATTGACCCAGAAACCACTACTGTAGATGCGGTGATGACTCAGCCGGTGATAACCATAGCGCGATCGCAATGCCAGGATATTCAGTTGGTTTGGTCGTTCCTCCAGCAGCATTCAATCGGTTATTTACCTATTTTGGGCGAAGAGCGCGAATTAGTTGGAGTGATTGAGGCTAAAGCTTTAATTCAATTGTTACCGTCTGTATTAGAAAAAGAGCCGACAACAAACTGTAGCCAGAATCAGCAACAAGACGATTGGCAAACGAAAGTTGAAGAATTAGAGTATTTGTTTGAATTTACGCCCAGTATCCTCGGTGTCTTTGGTCTTGATGGCTATTTAAAACGGACTAATCCTAGTTTTAGGGAAACTCTCGGTTTTAGCGAAGCTGAACTATTGGCAGAACCTTTTCTTAACTTTGTTTACCCAGACGATCGCGCTGCTACTTTCGCTGAGGTGAAAAAATTAGCCGCGGGCAAGACTACTATTTCCTTCGAGAATCGCTATCTTACCAAAGACGGTGACTATTGTTGGCTATTATGGACGGCGAAAGCTAATTTACAGACGGGAATTATTTATGCGGTAGCACAGAATATTACTGGACGTAAGAAAAGTGAACTAGCTCTCCTCGAAAGTGAGTTGAGATGGCAATTAGCACTTAAAGGTGCAAATGACGGAATTTGGGACTGGAACGTTAAAACCAATGAGATCTTCTTTTCCCGACGTTGGAAAGAGATGTTGGGCTATGGCGAGGCTGAAATTGGCAATACCCTAGAAGAATGGTCAAAAAGAGTTCATCCCGACGATCTTGGTTGGGTACGGGAAGTTGTTCAAGACCACTTTGCCCAGAAAACTCCCTTTTACACTGGGGAATATCGAATACGGTGTAAAGACGGCAGCTATAAATGGATTTTAGCTCGAGGACAGGCGCTATGGGATGAGGCAGGAAACGCGATTAGGTTGGCTGGTTCTCATACTGATATTACCTCACGCAAACAGACAGAAGAAAATTTAGCTAAAAGTGAAAATTTACTCCGCACCATCATTGAGTCCGAACCAGAGTGCGTCAAAATGCTCGATCGCGAAGGGAAGTTGTTAAAAATGAATCCTGCGGGGTTGGCCATTGTTGAGGCAGATTGTCTGGCGCGCGTGATTGGTCTTTCGGTTTATCCTTTAATCAATTTCAAACATCGTCAGGCTTTTGCCGACCTTACAGAAAGCGTGTTTGCCGGAAAATCGGGGACATTAGAATTTGAAATGACTGGATTAAAGGGAACATCGCGCTGGATGGAAACCAATGCTGTTCCTCTAAAAGATGGCGATGAAATTACGGCATTATTAGCAGTAACTAGAGACATCAGCGATCGCAAATGTGCCGAAATTCAACTACAGCAAGAACGGGATTTTTCTAACGCCATTATTAATACTGTCGGTGCATTGGTAGCTGTATTAGACAAACAAGGCAGGATCGTCAGCTTCAATCATACCTGCGAGCAGGTTACTGGCTATAGCTTTGAAGCAGTTAAAGGTCAACCTGTCTGGGGAATCTTGATCGCCCCAGAAGAAAAAATAGCAGTTCAAGCCGTATTTGAGCGACTGTTGATGGGGCAACTGCCCAACCAGTATGAAAATTCTTGGGTAGCTAAAGATGGTAGCCGTCGTTTAATTTCCTGGTCAAATACTGCTTTATTTGATGCCGAAGGCAAAGTAGAATTTATTATTACTACAGGTATTGATGTCACCGAGCAACGTCGGGTTTGGAATCAGCTAGAACAACAGTATCGACAAACAAAATTATTTACCGAAATAACCCGCAAAATTCAGATGTCGATTGAGATAGAAGAGCTGCTTCAAGCTGCCGTTACTGAAGTACAGCATCTCTTAGCTGGCGATCGCGTCTTAATTGTGGAAATAACCGCAAACAACACTGCCGTGACGATTAGCGAATCAATCTTGCCCGATTTACCGCCGATGTTGGGTTATGAATTAGCCGATCCGCTTTTAATGAATGAATATTTAACTAGATACAGTCAGGGAGAGGTGTTAGCGATCGATAATCTGGCTACTGCGTCTATTTCTCCAGATATTAAGCTGCTATTAACCCAGTTTCACGTTCAGGCTAAACTAGTTGTTCCCATTCTTTCTCAGAGTCAACTCAAGGGTCTTTTGATTGCTCATCAATGTTATCATCCCCGACAGTGGCAGGAATCTGAAATTCAACTACTAAAGCAGTTAGCCGATCAAATTGGCGTAGCTTTATCCCAGGCTCAGTTATTAAACAATCTAGAAGAGTTAGTATCTCAACGAACTAGTGAATTGACTACTATCAACAATTTACTTGAGGCAGAAATAGCCGAACGCAAACAAACTGAAGCAATATTAAGAGTAAACCAACAAAAGCTAGCAGGTATTCTCGATAATGCTGATGAAGCGATTATCTCCATCAACGAACGCCAGAAGATTCAAATCTTTAATCAGGGTGCGGAAAAGATTTTTGGCTATCAGGCGCGAGAAATAATTGGACAGCCTCTAGATATTCTCTTGCCAGAAATATTTCGACAGATGCATCGTCAGCATATTAATCAATTTGCTAAATCGACAGAACAGTCTCGTCAGATGGGAGAACGTAGTAGCAAGGTGTTTGGTCGTCGTAAAGGCGGTCAGCAGTTCCCTGCGGAGGCTTCTGTGGCTAAATTGCGAACTCATGAAGGAATGCTGTTTACAGTCATGCTCAAAGATGTTACCGAAAGAGAGCAAACACAAGTAAAGCTACGAGCCAGTAAAGCTTTACTAGCAAAAGCTGAAAAAATCGCCAAAATAGGAAGTTGGGAATATAATCACCAAATTCAACAGAAAAGTTGGTCGGAAGAATTGTTTTCGATTTTAGGTTTTCCCAGGGAACAACCCATACCGTCATGTCAAGCAATTTTGGCGCGCGTTCATCCAGAAGATCGTCTGTTAGTTAAAAATACGCTGCATCACGGACATAATCAAGGTACACCTTGGCAGTTTAACTATCGTTTGGTATTACCCAACGGCACGATCAAGTATGTAGAAAGTAGAGGTGAACCAACCGTAGATGCTCAAGGAAAAGTCCTCAAGGTATTAGAGACAATTATGGACGTCAGCGATCGCATCCAAGCCGAGAAATCTGTTCAACGTAGTGAAGAACAGTTAAAGGTAATCACTGATGCTCTACCAGTGTTGATTGCCTACGTAGACAACCAGCAACATTATCGCTATAACAATCGTACCTACGAAACTTGGTATGGTAAATCAAGATCCAGTCTGCTCGGACGACCTATAATAGAAACAATGGGAGCAGACACCTATCAAAAAACCCTGCCCTACATCAAGACTGCGTTAGCGGGAAAAGCAGTTACTTTTGAGAATCAACGCACCCATAAAAACGGTAGTTTCTACTGGACGAATGCCACTTATATTCCTGATTTAGACTCAGATGGTCAGGTGAAAGGGTTTTTCTCGATGGTAGAGGATATTACCGATCGCAAAGCCATCGAACAAATGAAAAGCGAATTTGTTTCGATCGCCAGTCATGAAATGCGAACCCCTCTAACTTCGATTCATGGCGTGATTAAGTTACTCTGTGCTGGTCGTTTGGGAGAAATAACTAATTCAGGAAAACAAATGGCAGATATGGCACTGAGAAATAGCGATCGCCTAACACGTCTGGTTAACGATATCCTGGATTTAGAACGAATGGAGTCGGGAAAAGATGAAATTGAAAAGCAACCCTGTAATAGTGCTGAATTAATCCAGCAGGCAGTAGATACTATTTGCCCGATGGCTAAGGAACGGCAAGTTAGCCTGGAAATCAATTCGCCTTCAATTGAATTTTGGGGCGATCGCGATCGCCTTGTCCAAACTATAACTAATCTAATTAGCAACGCGATTAAGTTCTCTCCTGTCAATAGTCAAATCGCGATCGCATCTCAATTACAAAATAACTATCTTCTCTTTTCGGTCAAAGACAAGGGCAGAGGTATTCCTCCAGATAAGCTAGAAACTATCTTTGAACGCTTTCAACAAGTGGATGCTTCTGATTCCCGCAAAAAGGGCGGTACTGGTCTTGGTTTAGCTATTTGCCATCATATTCTCGAGCAACACGGGGGCAAAATTTGGGCAGAGAGTGTTTATGGTGAGGGCAGCACCTTTTACTTTAAACTACCTCGAAAATAA
- a CDS encoding DUF2949 domain-containing protein, translated as MLDRLIKFMRSELKISAEAISLAQKTQDLEPNTLPIILWQYGLLNTNQLDKVFDWLEVS; from the coding sequence ATGTTAGATCGACTAATCAAATTTATGCGATCGGAATTGAAGATTTCGGCTGAAGCAATCTCTTTGGCGCAGAAAACTCAGGATTTAGAACCCAATACTTTGCCGATAATTCTGTGGCAGTATGGATTACTGAATACCAACCAGTTAGACAAAGTTTTTGATTGGCTAGAAGTATCTTAG
- a CDS encoding response regulator — protein MRILLIDDDEQLMEVLASKLIAQRYAVDIANTGEMGWEFVLLFDFDLVVLDWMMPDVDGVVLCQQIRAEGYTMPIMLLSARDRHNDKVIGLDAGADDYVVKPFDFDELTARIRALLRREVSVSSPILHWQDLSLDPKIHEVHYHEQILPLTPKEYGMIELFMRHPQQVFSPGAIINNLWAGEDPPGEEAVRTHIKGLRQKLKAVGMEKDTVKTVYGVGYRLKSDEDRKQSNELAQTSKARQDKAAIITKTWSKFKDLAFQRLADLESLAVGLLEEQATPEIYTQAKSSAHKLAGSLGCFGFPNGSIIAKQLEELLNSDSVDEPDIQQINGLISSLHTELQHQPFEETVRNALGKNISLLIINCDADFGQSLVTEAHKNDIKTHAASNLEQAREIIAQESIDAVLYKITFPDGADLTFLEQLHNQMPQLPIVAIAESAQLVDRLDLVRRGGNLILQYPVEPSTAINSVVQLIQSAGAAAKVLILDDDPQVLLSLQISLQPWGFELTTLNEPQHFWDVLEDVEPDLLVLDIDMPEINGIELCQILRSDRRWQLLPILFLSVHQDEKTQYLAFANGADDYICKPVTGSILANRILNRLRRSKLLKSEVRSQPVHD, from the coding sequence GTGAGAATTTTACTTATAGATGACGACGAACAGCTAATGGAAGTTTTAGCTAGTAAACTAATCGCTCAACGTTATGCGGTTGATATTGCCAACACTGGTGAAATGGGCTGGGAGTTCGTTTTACTGTTTGACTTTGATTTGGTAGTTCTCGACTGGATGATGCCTGATGTTGATGGCGTAGTTCTGTGTCAGCAAATTAGAGCCGAGGGCTACACCATGCCAATTATGCTGTTGAGCGCCCGCGATCGCCATAATGATAAAGTTATCGGCTTAGATGCTGGTGCGGATGATTATGTCGTCAAACCCTTTGATTTTGACGAACTTACAGCGAGAATTCGCGCTTTGCTACGGCGAGAAGTGAGTGTTTCCTCTCCCATATTGCATTGGCAGGATTTAAGTCTCGATCCGAAAATTCATGAAGTACATTATCACGAACAGATATTACCGCTTACTCCTAAAGAATATGGCATGATCGAACTGTTCATGCGCCATCCCCAACAGGTATTCAGCCCAGGGGCGATTATCAACAACCTCTGGGCAGGAGAAGATCCCCCAGGAGAAGAGGCAGTCAGAACCCATATTAAAGGCTTACGTCAAAAGCTCAAGGCGGTAGGTATGGAGAAGGATACGGTTAAAACCGTCTATGGTGTTGGTTATCGCCTTAAGTCTGATGAAGATCGAAAACAGTCTAACGAATTGGCTCAAACTAGCAAAGCTCGGCAAGATAAAGCCGCAATAATTACCAAAACCTGGTCAAAGTTTAAAGATTTAGCATTTCAAAGGCTGGCTGATTTAGAAAGTCTGGCTGTGGGACTATTAGAAGAACAAGCAACCCCAGAAATATATACCCAAGCCAAAAGTTCGGCACACAAACTGGCAGGCTCATTAGGCTGCTTTGGGTTTCCCAACGGCTCGATAATTGCCAAACAGCTCGAAGAATTATTAAACAGCGATTCTGTGGATGAGCCTGACATACAACAAATTAACGGACTAATTTCCTCGCTTCATACTGAATTACAACATCAGCCCTTTGAAGAAACAGTTAGAAATGCCCTGGGTAAAAATATTTCGCTGCTGATAATTAATTGCGACGCCGATTTTGGTCAAAGCTTAGTTACCGAAGCACACAAAAACGACATTAAAACTCATGCTGCATCTAATTTGGAGCAAGCCAGAGAGATAATCGCCCAGGAATCTATAGATGCGGTGCTATATAAAATAACTTTTCCCGATGGAGCAGATTTAACCTTTCTCGAACAGCTACATAATCAAATGCCCCAGCTACCAATTGTAGCGATCGCTGAATCAGCTCAATTAGTAGATCGCTTAGATCTAGTCCGCAGAGGCGGTAATTTGATTTTACAATACCCAGTAGAACCCAGTACCGCTATTAATTCTGTTGTCCAACTGATCCAAAGTGCAGGGGCTGCTGCCAAAGTTTTAATTCTCGATGACGATCCCCAAGTATTATTATCTTTGCAAATATCACTCCAGCCATGGGGTTTCGAGTTAACCACCCTGAATGAGCCACAGCATTTTTGGGATGTCTTAGAAGATGTCGAGCCAGATTTATTGGTACTAGATATAGATATGCCTGAAATTAACGGTATTGAACTATGTCAGATCTTAAGGAGCGATCGCCGTTGGCAACTACTGCCGATCTTATTTCTGAGCGTACATCAAGACGAAAAAACCCAGTATCTGGCTTTTGCTAATGGTGCAGACGATTATATTTGTAAGCCAGTTACCGGCTCGATCTTGGCTAACCGTATTTTAAATCGCTTACGTCGCAGCAAACTATTGAAGTCAGAAGTCAGAAGTCAGCCCGTGCATGATTAG
- the ftsH gene encoding ATP-dependent zinc metalloprotease FtsH — protein sequence MPKRENPTPQSSPIQWSMIVTAICLILFSLFLPTTPANKAQPYSEFINLVASDRVESVTIGSSQIEYRLKSQSLARESEQIFVTAIVEQDTELPKLLRQHQVEFSATPSNSDGAWDFIKFLFFGFLIINLAGLLFNRGQQGNTSPFSIGRSNARIYSQGTMDVTFDDVAGIDEAKAELSEIVDFLQHGAKYILLGAKIPKGVLLVGPPGTGKTLLAKAIAGEAKVPFFSISGSEFIEMFVGVGASRVRDLFDRAKKQAPAIVFIDELDALGKSRATAGSLMGGNDEREQTLNQLLAEMDGFEPNAGVILLASTNRPEVLDPALLRPGRFDRRIVVDRPDKSGRLAILEVHARNVKLAGDVDLNKLAARTPGFAGADLANLINEAALLAARRDRPAVIMEDFNEAIERILTGLEKKSRVLNEIEKKTVAHHEVGHAIVGSLMPGTDKVEKISIVPRGIGALGYTLQLPEEDRFLMIEDEIRGRIATLLGGRAAEELIFGKMSTGASDDIQKATDLAERYVTLYGMSDRLGPMAFEKIQQQFLDSITNPRRQVSPHLAEEIDREVKAVIDGAHQIAWVVLRHNRQLLEEIAQTLLEREILEGEKLRSQLSLAQKTLEVDEWLRSGKVTDDKLLAVITYSNGKTNNQQPTTNN from the coding sequence ATGCCTAAACGAGAAAATCCAACTCCACAATCGAGTCCTATCCAATGGAGTATGATTGTAACCGCGATCTGCTTGATTTTATTTAGCTTATTCTTACCGACAACACCAGCTAATAAAGCCCAACCCTACAGTGAATTTATTAATTTGGTAGCAAGCGATCGCGTAGAGAGCGTAACGATTGGCTCTAGTCAGATTGAATATAGGCTCAAATCTCAATCACTCGCTCGCGAATCAGAGCAAATATTTGTGACCGCTATAGTGGAACAGGATACAGAATTACCTAAACTACTGCGTCAGCATCAGGTAGAGTTTTCGGCAACTCCTTCTAATAGCGATGGGGCTTGGGATTTCATTAAATTCTTATTTTTCGGCTTCTTAATTATCAATTTGGCTGGTTTATTATTCAATCGCGGACAACAAGGAAACACGAGTCCCTTTAGCATTGGTCGCAGTAACGCGCGAATTTATTCCCAAGGAACAATGGACGTTACTTTTGATGATGTGGCAGGAATTGATGAAGCAAAAGCAGAATTGTCGGAAATAGTCGATTTCTTGCAACATGGAGCTAAATATATCCTTTTAGGAGCGAAAATACCGAAAGGCGTATTGTTAGTTGGACCTCCAGGTACAGGTAAAACTCTTTTGGCAAAAGCGATCGCTGGGGAAGCGAAAGTTCCTTTCTTTAGTATTTCTGGTTCAGAATTTATTGAAATGTTTGTTGGGGTTGGTGCATCACGAGTGCGGGATTTATTCGACCGTGCTAAAAAACAAGCTCCTGCCATTGTCTTTATCGATGAACTAGATGCCTTGGGTAAATCTCGCGCTACTGCTGGCTCATTAATGGGTGGTAACGATGAACGCGAACAGACACTCAACCAGCTATTAGCAGAAATGGACGGCTTTGAACCCAATGCAGGAGTAATTCTTTTGGCTTCTACTAACCGCCCTGAAGTCCTCGATCCTGCCTTATTACGTCCTGGTCGTTTTGATCGCCGTATTGTGGTAGACCGCCCTGACAAGTCTGGAAGACTGGCAATATTAGAAGTCCATGCCCGAAATGTCAAATTAGCAGGGGATGTCGATCTAAATAAATTAGCTGCTCGTACTCCTGGTTTTGCTGGAGCAGATCTGGCTAACTTAATCAATGAAGCTGCCTTGCTCGCTGCTCGTCGCGATCGCCCTGCCGTAATCATGGAAGATTTTAATGAAGCTATCGAAAGAATTCTCACAGGATTAGAGAAAAAATCACGGGTGCTGAATGAAATCGAAAAGAAAACCGTTGCCCATCACGAAGTAGGTCATGCCATCGTCGGCTCACTAATGCCTGGTACGGATAAGGTAGAGAAGATATCGATTGTGCCTCGTGGTATAGGTGCATTAGGCTATACGCTGCAATTACCAGAAGAAGACCGTTTCTTGATGATTGAGGATGAAATTCGCGGTCGTATTGCTACTTTACTGGGAGGTCGTGCAGCCGAAGAATTGATTTTTGGTAAGATGTCTACTGGTGCGAGTGATGATATCCAAAAAGCTACCGATCTTGCCGAAAGATACGTAACCCTCTATGGTATGAGCGATCGCCTTGGACCGATGGCATTTGAAAAGATTCAGCAGCAATTCTTAGATAGTATTACCAATCCTCGTCGTCAAGTAAGTCCTCACCTTGCTGAAGAAATCGATCGCGAGGTCAAAGCGGTAATTGATGGCGCACACCAAATTGCCTGGGTAGTTTTACGCCACAATCGCCAACTCCTAGAAGAAATTGCTCAAACCTTATTAGAGCGAGAAATTTTAGAAGGAGAAAAATTGCGATCGCAACTGAGCCTAGCGCAAAAAACTCTAGAAGTCGATGAATGGTTACGATCTGGCAAGGTTACTGACGATAAATTATTGGCAGTAATTACCTACAGTAACGGTAAGACCAACAACCAACAACCAACAACCAACAACTAA